The Methylococcus sp. Mc7 genomic sequence TTCTGCCGCTCAGATAGCCGGGACAGGCGGATACGGGACGTGTGTGAGAGGTGCTATCCTTCGATCCGAACGACGTCCCGCAAGCTGCGGTTTCCCAGAACCGCTTCCGGGCTGCGGTCGATGGCGGCCAGGATTTCCCGGACGGCATCGGGTTCTTCTTGAAGAGTCAGGACCGGCTGATCGCCCGCGGTTCGAACCGCCTCCACCACTTCGCTCAACAGGATCGCATCGGTATCCCGCGCGAGAACGTAAGCTTTCTGCTCGCCATTCAGGCTTAGCAGCAGGCCGCGCCGTTTCAGGCATTCGAGCGGGTCCGCCACGGCTTCCCAAGGCAGGTTCACTTGATCCGCGAGGCCGGGCAACGTGCAGGCGGGTTCGCCGCGCGTATGGCTCCGTCCGATCAGTATCATGAGCAGCAGGGCGAGGCGCTCCTGGGACTGTGGACTCAGGTGGGGCTGCCGGCTGCCGTAGCCGAGATAGCGCGGAAACTGGACATGGAAGGAGACGACGCTCCCCAGCAGCAGGATGAGCCAACTGAGGTACAGCCAGATCATGGACAGGAGGATGACGGCAAAGCCGGAATAGATGGCGCTGTAACGGGCGGAATTGACCGCGAACTCGGCGAACAGAAAGCCCGTCGCTTTCCAGCTCAGGCCGGCGAACAGGCCGCCCGTCAGCGCGGGCCGCCATTTCACCGTGGTGTTGGGTATGAACGAATAGGCGAAGGTGAAGGCGGCGACGATCAGCACATAGGGCAGGGCGACGCCGGCCAGATAGTAGGCCGTGCCGAAGGGCTCCAGAGCGATCAGCCATTGCACGATTTCCATGCTGCTCATCGAGGCCGCGATACCGATAGCGGAAAACAGCAGCACCGGACCGATCAGGACGATGCTGAGGTAGTCGCTGAACCGGCGGTACAGCGGGCGCGTCCTGGACACCCGCCAGATGTGATTGAAGCTGTCCTCGATCTGCTCCAGCAGCGACAC encodes the following:
- a CDS encoding YhjD/YihY/BrkB family envelope integrity protein gives rise to the protein MKSPERLFPAVSSQVADTFKVLKLLALVLLREYREGGIKHRAMSLVYTSLLSLAPLLAVSFSVLKAFGVHNEIQPLLLEMLAPLGDKAKEITDKVIGFVANIQVGVLGFVGFLMLFYTVVSLLEQIEDSFNHIWRVSRTRPLYRRFSDYLSIVLIGPVLLFSAIGIAASMSSMEIVQWLIALEPFGTAYYLAGVALPYVLIVAAFTFAYSFIPNTTVKWRPALTGGLFAGLSWKATGFLFAEFAVNSARYSAIYSGFAVILLSMIWLYLSWLILLLGSVVSFHVQFPRYLGYGSRQPHLSPQSQERLALLLMILIGRSHTRGEPACTLPGLADQVNLPWEAVADPLECLKRRGLLLSLNGEQKAYVLARDTDAILLSEVVEAVRTAGDQPVLTLQEEPDAVREILAAIDRSPEAVLGNRSLRDVVRIEG